One window of the Candidatus Woesearchaeota archaeon genome contains the following:
- a CDS encoding iron-sulfur cluster assembly scaffold protein: protein MSVSDEVGEAGVYREQIIDLFKHPLNKGTLPGATHARRADNPLCGDDVAVALRVEEGVVQDAKWEGHGCALCVASSSLLTEDVKGKRVEDVLGLTAHDVQELLGVKLGPVRLKCALLPLEALKGAVKQEGTAERREGE, encoded by the coding sequence GCAGATTATTGACTTGTTTAAACACCCGCTCAACAAAGGAACGTTGCCAGGCGCGACGCATGCGCGCCGCGCGGATAATCCTCTCTGCGGCGATGATGTCGCTGTTGCTTTGCGAGTGGAGGAAGGCGTTGTTCAGGATGCGAAGTGGGAGGGGCACGGGTGTGCATTATGTGTTGCGTCTTCTTCGCTCCTGACTGAAGACGTGAAGGGGAAGCGGGTGGAAGACGTGTTGGGGCTGACTGCTCATGATGTGCAGGAGCTCTTAGGGGTTAAGCTCGGTCCTGTGCGGTTGAAATGTGCTTTGTTGCCGTTAGAAGCGCTTAAGGGAGCGGTGAAGCAAGAAGGAACAGCGGAGAGAAGGGAGGGTGAATGA